In the Ricinus communis isolate WT05 ecotype wild-type chromosome 3, ASM1957865v1, whole genome shotgun sequence genome, GCTGCAGATTACATTCGCCAACAAGCAAACTACACCCTACTTCAAGTATCACCCTGCTGCTTCTGAGAAGCATGAGCCATGAGGTACTTAATTgagttatatattttcaagCCTTTTGggaattttattaatttgtgttCCTTAAATCAATGCTCTTGGTTGGAAACAATAAATGTTTGAAAGAACTTTATTCAATGACTTCTATCATTTATAATGCAAGGAGAAAGCTTCACAAGAACTGTAGCAGTATAGCACCTTGAGCATGcatcttaataatttttgaagtCTAGCAGTCTACTTTTCGAAGTTATGAATGACCCTTGGTTTTGGTTTTATCAGAAGGTGAGGATTTAAGTGATGTTCTCACCAGTTTAACTTGTTCATCCCATTGTACAGACGATTGTAGTAAACAATTGAATTTATCTTGTTGTAATTTTGCGGTCTTACACAGCAGGGTTGTGATGCAACAAGATGTGGGGATCATTAGCATGATATTTTCGCGACGCCATATCCAAAAGAATTGTCTACTGAAACTAGTGTACCCTTTCGAAGGTCTAATATTGGAGAAGAGTCTCGAGGATTCGGGCACTGCAGCTTCTCTGCAGTGCCCATGCTTATGTTTGTGGAGGAAAAGTATGTGTGCTCCAGTTTTTAGATTGGGCATTGCTGAAGAAATGGTGAGCCATTTTGGGGAGTTATctaattatgtaatttggaTGAATTGGCAATTGCTGTAGCAATCAACTCTGTGCATAAAAACGAACGTGAAACAACAAACTGGTGTGCAGTGCAAGTAATGATGTGCGTTATTTGAAAAGTGTACTGCTGTGGAAGTAACGATATGCAATTGCTTCGAGCCTTATTCAGATATTGGATGAGAAATCAAGCATTGCATTGTTAATGTGTATTTCATACCCAGGGGCATTTTTAGGCAGTAGATTTATCTGAGAGTaaagtctttttcttttttcccatAATAGTATTGGATGGAAATCATCACGGGCAACTCTTGTAAAAGGAGGatccattaatttttaaatgttgaaaaaagaagtataaatggaaaaaagaaatccaatttaattataatttataactcAATACTTTTGGACTCGGAGGTTTCGAGTTAGAGATAGAGATTTTTTTTCAAGTTAATTTTTACGAAGTAAAAACAAAGGTCCATCTAAATCTGTTTTAttcttctaatattaaaaatgaatataaactaatcatatattaataaatagagCTTGGTTCTAGATAGTTGACATAGAGAGGAgatttacataattttatatatatttgcacAATTTAATTAAGGTTACAGTTATAAATTGTTACAGcaaaatagaaaatacaaattttagGTAAGCATGCCCTTTCGAATGAGCTTTCTAGCTCAGATTCTGTACCCCAATTGTCGTtgtaatttgtttcttttttggaaATGAAGGAGTTATCTTTGGGAAACAAAAAACAacgaatttctttttttaaaaaaaaaaagaataataataataagtgtACCAAAGAATAGATGTAGTGGTATATACGGGACGTTGTGACCGTAGAGTTGTAGTAGTTGACAAGGGAGGGATGATGTGTGTGCATCAAACAAAAGGAAAGTAAAGGAGAGACCAGAGAGCAGGAGCAGCAGCAGCGAACCAGCCAAGGCAGTTAGCAGCTGTTATTACAATTACAATTACAATTACAAAGTAAGATGTCTGTAGCAGCAGAACAGGAAGGAGGTGAAGGGCAAACCCAAACAGAGGGAAAGTGGCCAGGATGGCCAGGAGACAACGTCTACAGGCTAATTGTCCCGGTGGCCAAAGTAGGAAGCATTATTGGTCGTAAAGGAGAACTCATCAAAAAGATGTGCGTTGAAACTCGCGCCCGCATTCGCATCCTTGATGGCCCTCCCTCTATCTCTGATCGCATCGttagtctctctctctctctctctcctttctttttcacatggaattttaaagtttaatttgCAGTTTCTGATTTCTCGACATGTTTACCATAAACCCTAATTTCCGACACTTTGCCCATATTAGCAATTCGAACTTTTTCGAATTCCATAACATTCTTAATGTTCTTAGCTTAAGCTAACTAACACCTTCCTCATGGGGTCTATTTTTTAGCTGTATCGATTCCTGTCTTAGCGTTACTATCAGTATCCACCATGACACACTGTCGGAGCTTTCTTCAAGACCAAATTAAAGCCCTCTTTTCAGTGCTCTCAAACTTCAGCTCCAGCTCAACttgcttaaaaaaaataaaagagttttGCATGCATATATCATGCTCCCTTGAcctctaaataaaatatttattttcttgtaattgTTTCCCTTGCATGTCTGTATTGCAACGAATTCATATTTTCTGCTAAACCATAAGCAATTATCAAACTGTTGTAATTTTAGCATGTTTGCCTTTAGGTTTTGATATCTGGAAAAGAGGAGCCAGAAGCCGCACTGTCTCCTGCAATGGATGCAGTGTTAAGAGTGTTCAAACGTGTTAGTGGTCTATCTGCTGGTGAGGCTGATGCAATGGGTTCAGCTGTTGCTGGTGCTGCATTTTCTTCAGTAAAGTTACTAGTTGCGTCTTCACaagcaattaatttaattggaaaGCAGGGATCTACTATCAAATCAATACAGGAAAGCACTGCTGCTACTGTCCGTGTTTTAGCAGAAGGTGTGCCTCTAGCAGTTGCCATCTTTTTTGCTAAGCAATTGGGTTTTACTGCTTATtgattcctttttctttttccttctgaAAATTGCACAGGCTTAATTACAAAAACTTTGCACTTCTTAACCTTTTTATccatttatttcaaaatttgcaACCAAATACATaggatttcaaatttttttcagAAACACTATatgacaaattttttttttttttttcaaattttgtgGCAAGTGTTGATGCAGCAATTTGCTTGTGCCAAGAAAAGACTTGCTGACTGAGGAAGGACACAAACAATGTGCTTTGTGCCAAAACGTGTCATTTTTCCATTGTTCGAAGCTTAAAGAGTCCGATTTACCTATTTTTCTCCATGTTATCTTTAAATATAGCATCCTTAGAATTTGGAACATTCCATAACTTCTCATCCTCAACAAACTCgcatttatattcttaaactCAACATATTCACTCGCTCTTAATTTTTACATGAGATCAATTGATTTATCAGCACAGTACAAAGCCCATAGGTTGTGATATATTGAGGCTAAACTTATTGTAATTTTgtattaaaagtttattaCTATAAAATGAGGAAATCTCTATGTTTGAATTGAGAGGTTGCGGTTAAGAGATTAACAACGACATAGTTGGAGTTTGACAGCAGCGGCATAGAGGTATAATTGGAATTAAGAAAGAGGTAAGGTCTGGCATTGACAAAGGGCAAGTGAGAGCCATAgaagtttttttttgttgatgtGGAATACAAATTTTCTAGAAGCGCTAGCTGCAGCAACGCTGATTGATTCTGATAAGCTGGTTCCACTAAGGATTATATCGAATGTCATTGGGTCTATTGGTGGATATGCAGTGCTTCTGTCATTGGCATGTGAGAGTGAATGGCCCTCCATGATGTAAGCAAAACACAAGGACCATCTCTGCAAACATCCCTAGTATATGAATAAGAAGTTGAAGAAGTAGAAGATTGTCTTATTCTTTCTAGTTTGTACACCTTTTTCTGTTCATAAATCAATGTCTTTTGGCACAAAATGCATCCTTTGGTGCTTCTTGCTGAGTCACTAAGTTTTTTGATGACTCACCATTTTTTCCGACTCATCAATAGTAACTTGCCACATCAGCAGTCTCACTGTGAAATCTTGGAAAATTTGAAATCTTATGTATTTGATTTCAAATGTTGAGAAAATTGgataaaaaggttaaaaagtGCAAAATTCAggattaattagtaattaggcTAATGGCACAAAGCATAATGGCCTATGTTTTTCTTGTAGAGGAAGCACCTTCATACGCTACTTCAGATGAGAGAATTGTTGAGATACACGGTGAAGCTTCAAAAGTTTTGAAAGCATTAGAAGGGGTAATAGGGCAGCTGAGGAAGTTCTTGGTCGATCATACTGTTGTTCCTATATTTGAGAAAACTGTAAGTTTGAATGTTAGAATCAGAAAGTTCTTGGCTTGATAGAGTGAAATCATGAGttaattattagtttgttGCAGCACAATGCGATAATATCCCAGGACCGATCTGCTGATGCTAGGGCTGATAAAACTCAGCCTTCAATCCCTTCACTCACTGCTCTCCATTCAGCTCCTGCTCCTCAGGTTGGAATTGGTTCTGAATACTCCCTGTCCTTGAAGCGTGATCCTTCAATTTATGATCGTGAATCACACCTTGACCAAAAAATCCCGCAATCTGGATTGTTACTCTTTGGGCAAGATTCTTCACTTGGCGGATTACGTCCAACAGGACTTGGTCGTGCCGCTGCACCTATAGTTACTCAGGTTTGTTTAATCAGCCAGTAATTGTTATTAAACATGATTTGAAGTTTTTGGTTACGTCAAGGTGACTGAATGGCTATAGGACTTTCTTCCATATATGCTTTTATCGAGAAAGGCCCATCAAATGTATTAGAAGATTTCAGGATCCTTTCTCAAAGGACTTGCAGTCAGGAAAATGACTAGAGATTGTATGCCTGTTGCAATACCATGTCTGAGGAGGTGAATCTTGTTTcgttttattaggtttttcaGTTATCctttttgccttttctttcGCAGTGAAAGAAGCCCTAGATTGCAAGTTTTGACTTGATTAGATGGAGGAAATTGACTATGGGAATGGGATTAGCTCCCTTTCACTTTCATTGGAAGAGATGTTAGACTATATGCAACAAGTTCATAGAGAAGTTTTCATTCTGCATCAGTTTCATCTCCCTATATCATTAAAGATCTTTTAGAATATTCATAGATATTGGTACCAGAATCAGGGGAATATATGTAAGCGGAGTTTAGGATTACATGTTCAAATATCATACATGCTTTGTCATGTTTGTGATTGATcttgataaattaattcattcaGATGACACAAACAATGCAAGTACCTCTCTCCTATGCCGAGGACATCATTGGGGTCGGAGGATCAAATATTGCCTACATTCGTCGTACTAGTGGAGCGATCCTTACTATACAAGAGAGTAGAACACCTGATGAGATCACTGTAGAAATTAAAGGCACCGCCTCTCAGGTTCAGATGGCACAACAGCTTATTCAGGTAATTGCGATTATTCTTCATCtgtttgttttagtttatttttattttttttccgaCAATTTGCCAGATTGTGGCAATTTGAATATGCATGTGAGCacctaaattaaattcatgaCAGGCTTTTTGGCTGatcttttatttgaatctAGCTTCCTATGTTCTCCaggaaaagataaaagagaaaagaaaaagggtaaTATGCTATTTTCACAACCCTAATTGCTAGGGTCACAAAGGGTAATATGCTTTTGGCCCTGTCAATTAGGATAGTGGAAATAGGTTCACCCTActttatgaattattataatatcttATAAGATTTGGTGATTTCACCCTTTGGATATATAGttgcctttttttttcatgaGGATGAATTGTCTATATTCTGTTTTGCCTTGAAGCCTTCTTTCATAACATAGAAAATGCAACGGATTGGTTGTGATTGTATGACAGCTTTGAGTAAAGTGTTAAGCATTCTTGTTTGTAGGAGTTCATTAGCAACCAAAAGGAATCAACACCAGGTATTTATGGGAAGATGGACACGGGATACAGTTCGTATACACAAGTAGCAGAGAGTAGCTACCCTTCATCATCTTTTGCTTCTCATATAGGAGGTTATGGATCCTCTAATTTAGGAGGGTATGGATCCCCTGGCCTAGGAGGTTATAGCAGTTACAGATTTTGAATGTCTGTGTGGAAAGCCAAGCCCCTTGTAATGTAGGACACATGTTTTGATGATTATCGGAATTTTGGTCATTTCATTTCTTGATAGTTgatagatataaataaatattgtgACTTAATTGACTTTGAATAACGTACTGAAGAAATGGTGGAGATTGAGGACAGATTGGGATGAATCTGTTTTATGGAACAAAATATATTGGTCCAGGCTGCCTTGTTTAATTCAGAGGATCGAAAGGTGGTTGTAATAATGGTGTTACATGGCCATTCAAAGGCTTCTCTAAAACTATGCAAAGATAGAAAAGCATGGGCAAAGGGTCAATTTGGCTCCCAAAATTGAACTTTTTCAACTAATAGGCCAGAGTTCAAATTGGGCGTTTGTTTGTCGAAAAGCATACGCCATAACTTGCAACGGACTTACGgacaaaataattaagttgTAGACAGTAATTAAGCTGTAGAAATTTCCTAGAAATAATGCAATAATAGTATGACTTTTGGAAAAGGAAATGAGCTTCATAAAGAATTCAAATCAGACGCCCTTGCTAACATGTGATGTGAGCCGTCTGTTTCGCAGATCTTTTGGCAAAAGCACACTTAACATTTATGGAGACTGActgttaataataaaaagacaGTCTTTAATTAACACTAACAGGCTAACATGTCATCGCATTATATCATAATCTGTGCATCAGATGACACCGTAACGCTTCCCTTATTCCCATAAGTTGAGGCGAGACAGAACCTGGAAAGACTTCAGTTGTTCTAAAAACACCCAATGCCCTTTTGATTCTGGAATATTGCTTAAGCCTCAACATTCCATGAAAAAAGGCTTTGTCCATTGATCCTGCATTATTGGCATTGCATGAGGAGAAGGAAGTGCCGTTGGTTAAGGAAGTTTCAACTAAGGATTCTGAGTTTTGTACCTGACTGTTCCACACCACCTTAGCATTTCCATTCCTCCGTACCAAATCATGACACCATCACCAcattaatgctaatctgtcaGCATCCACAATTGTGACTTATGTGAATATGTActtctagaattagaaatcATGGAGAATTATCTTATTTCAATtagggtatatatatatatatatatatatatttagagagTGTTGGCTTTTAATGTATATGCATATTCAAAGATTCTCATCTACACACTATTGggtaaataatataatactattGTAACTTTCTTATACAGACAGTAATTGAGTTGTAGAATTAGtaataaatgaaacaattaaaggagttgtatatatatatatatatatatatatatatatatattgacgTTCAACTACTTTTTGAATATTTTGCACCccttttagaaataaaattatcccaCAACTTCTCTCCtctgcttctttttcttgctaaCTTACCCAAACAACAAATACAAAGGTTGTTTAAATCACAGTAGTTTTGGCAAATAACACACTGTTAAGGACGTAACGATGAGTTTGAACAGCAGCGGtcctttattatattttgaagtgtttgacAAGTAGCATGCCAGTCATGAATCTTCAACTTGATCGATTAGGGTTTTCATTATTTCTAGAGAGTCTTCTTGACAAATGCCTGTCAACCACTTCTCCATTAACCCTAACACAGTCATCCTGCAggaattattttgaaatttgaacaAGATATCAAACACGTCTTTTTTAGTCGTCTGTGTGGAGTGATCGAATGATCGTCTTAATTTTTTCCCTATTATTTGCATGAATCCATACGAAACCTTATTTTATACTTTCACAATAACAAAATGATTTAGAACTCTTACCTGACTGACTTAATTGATTCCTAGCATGAATCCATCGGAGCCaaagttaatttatatttatatttatggtGCTAATTAAGTCGGATCTCTAATTATTTTCATCTATATGAATAGTTTTGACCTAAAACCATGCAAAATGCTTtcagtaattaatatatcagtgaaaagaaaatatatgacATTATAGAAAAAGACTAATTGAGACATTGCAGAGCAATTGCTTTTGGGTACCGCATTCTTCTCAAGAAACCTCATACGTTTAAGCAGGAGATAACCTGATTGTGCCTTTTCTACTCCATCACAAGCGCGGCTTCATTTTCCcatataatcataaaaataatttaaattgtaaaatgaaattaattaataaaaaaacaatttttACCTTTAAATTTTGCTCcttaaaaggaaaatttgtcaatattgaataatttactttattcTGTGCTTTAAATTAGattgaaattaaaagtttttttattattattaactgAATTCCGCttcattaattttagtgttttatatatatatatatatataaatattgcaTTGAATTGACTCCCTCAGAACATACGTTTTAATGCTATATCCTCTTGAAAAAGCTATTCTTATACAAGTAATAATCCAAAGAAAGCTCATATGTTTTCTGCAACTCAAGTTCCTTCTattgctattattttaatattaaattatattcgaccttgttttaattttaatcagtCATCACGATTATTATGCAATCgcgttttttttctttctaattaaCTGAAAAATTAGCTGTTTGTGTTTTTTGGGGGATTAGGGCAACAGGTAGACGTGATCGAGACCctaatgaaattatatacATGAAGTGTTTGATAagtaaacaaaagaaaagatggtGATATATAGATGTCTaccattttaattgattaactTCTCACTTCTCAATAATTCAAAGTCAAGCCTCTCAATCTTGGCAAAATCATAACTAACCCACCTTCAGATGAGATGGCTGAAATACGGAAATGCACAAGTTACAATTCTAACAAAAGATTTCATGACACATAACCCTAAACCCTACTTATTTAACACGTTAAGTTACTGATCTTGTGCCTAAGGATAGAATTAGTTATTTAACATACTTTCTCTTAAAGTTATTGTGTAGCAGACAGTCACATTTCAGATGCAATTCTTAAATCAGGCCACACTTCATTGTTTGTGAAGATATTTTCAGGAAATCTCAACATGTATATATGAGAACACTGATCTTGATGTTAAAAAAAGGGTCTAAAAtgtttttgatttaattgatagACAGATATTACTTGAGAAATAGGTCTTATAGTTGGATAAATATTACTTATTTCTGGTGGAAATCACAAGCATCgctatatatgtaataataataataatattagtggAACAAGAATATACTAAAACAAAGATGGTGGATGTGGAACGAGAAGTTTGTAacagaaagaataaagaaggaAGTTAGAAAGGAAGGCCACACAAATTCCAGTAATATATTAGTTGAAGAAAATAAGgggtaaatataaaaatatagtttcaGAATTTCTTCCGAATATTTATAAGAGAAGCATAAATAaggatttctttcttttctttttgctggTTAAGCTATAGGCTATGGGCTGGTGAAGGTTCCTTCTAACAAAAAAGTGTATAAGTGCAGGAAGATCGATCGACGAACCAGcattattaacatatatacGTTGGGCAGATACATACATACAGCTGCGAGAAGAAAAGGAATACGATCAATCCAGCAGGAGCAGGGGACCTGGTCATTGGTTGGTGCCACTGCCACAGAGAAAACCTTCTTGGATCCTTCCTCGACGTGTCTGTGGTTTTGACTCCTTCCTCGACCGTCTGTTGAGGTCTGCAGATGTGGCATGAAGATATTGGTCAGATGGCTTAAGGGCCCACAATCAAGTGGCaatatgcttttttttttctttttagggGAAAGTGGCATATGTTAGTGTGAGTGTAAAGAGCAGTTTACGTGCAGCAGTGAAGATTGTTGTATTTAAACCTTTTTGTCTTATTTGCATGTCCAAATGGTTccttttcattaaattttctatcaatgaatactattaattattatcttcttcttcttcataaCTGGTACCCTCTCACACTGccctttattttgtttacttaGTATTCCCACATACAAATACCACTAATTAGATTCTTAAATGCTCTATCATTCTTCAAACTATCTATGTTTGATgattaaatttgaaagaacaaaaagtagaaaattaaaaagcaaaAGACGTATTCTGCTATAAACATATACACAAACTCGTACGTTGAACCAgggaaaagataaatatacgAGTGAAAACTAAAAGTTGAAACCCTAGACAAGACGAGGCTAAAATGGCCATTTCACAGCAGATGGGCAGCCGTGCACAAATGGATCCTAAACAAAGGATTACTTCAAAGAGTATCCATATAtgttattataaaaacatatataaataaatatatgtgtaGGAAGTGACCTCAGTACCTTGTATGAGAAGATCCATATTAGGTGAGATCTTGAGAGACATAacctcttatttttttctccctTTCTTCTCTTATCACAAGCTTAATTAAATTCCAGATTTCTTGTGCATGGTAAGTAAGAAATGTTTCATGAACTCTTGCACGTTCATTCTCTATATCCCTTCAAGttacctttttctttgtttatcaAATGAATGATATAACAAACACCACAACCTAATTCGagaattttaatctttttccaTGCAAGTAAGCTAGCTACATAGCTACTCCTGTTCAAAAATATTAGATCCTAAAGATTAATTTCTAATTGGCTCGTCCTTATCATTCGTGCTTCTTAGGAAGATATTTGATCCCTCTAGCTAGGGTTTTGTTTGACAAAATCAAGCAAGCCCTAAGTAGACCAATATGCAAACATACATATAGTTTTCGCATTTTGTTTCATGTTTTATTAGGGTTTTGTAAATTCTTATGCGCAATTCATTCATTCCGTTTGTTTCTAATACAGAAGAATACGGGTGAGAAAAGCCAGAAGAAGAAAGCTATGGAAGAAGATGCAAAGGATGGAAGTTTGCCACCAGGGTTTCGGTTTCACCCCACAGATGAGGAACTCATAACTTACTATCTTATAAACAAGATATCGGATGCTAATTTCACTGGCAGAGCCATTGCTGATGTTGATCTCAACAAGTCCGAGCCTTGGGACCTTCCAGGTATacttatatatagatatatagtTTCGGACTTCAGGATATGCTTGATCCATGGTCGTTAGCTTGTCTTTCATCGTCAGTTCGTACCTTGGATGGTTTTAGAGTTCGTGATAATTTTCTTAGTGTAGTGTATGCCATTTTCCCTTTCGACATCCATATATGATTCCAAAGTTACTCATCTAATTTGACTACAACTTTTCGGttgtttcaattttctttgtttgtttgttcccttttcttttggtttttttaCCCTCCTCAAACAGGGAAGGCAAAAATGGGAGAAAAAGAGTGGTACTTCTTCAGTCTTCGAGACCGGAAATACCCTACTGGAGTGAGAACAAATAGAGCTACCAACACTGGCTACTGGAAGACCACAGGAAAAGACAAGGAGATCTTCAACAGTGTTACTTCAGAGTTAGTTGGGATGAAGAAGACGTTGGTTTTCTATAGAGGAAGAGCACCCAGGGGAGAGAAAACCAACTGGGTCATGCATGAATATCGTATTCACTCTAAATCTGCCTTCAGAACTAGCAAGGTAATACTGCCTCACTGAAACACCATGTATATTTCTTCCTTGTGTTTGTTTGCGAACTAATGGAATATAAACGACAACCTGTTATTCGCATGTATAGATCAGATTGTATTGAAGCTAAGTAAATCTTCTATAAATTActagaattaaatttgcaTCATGTTTGTTGAGAAATTTTTTGGTAACCGCAATCTCTTACAGAAGTTTATATGCACATGCAGCTCTTATTGATTTAAGAGGATCAGCCAATGTATTAATTATACAACTGATACCTTATTTACTGagataagaaatatttattagattgGTGAAACTGGCTTTCGTAAAGCAAGCCACTGCCGAAAACAATGAGGTGATGAATTTAATGATCTAATTATTATGAGAGCATATCATTACTGAACAACTTGTGCTATACAATATAGTGAATTTCCTCTAAAtttaaagtaatatttttttaatctagaTATTAAACTTGAGTTCTAATTGACTAAGTTTTATTGGTTAAGTTATGTGTATCATGGTGCTACTATCTATAAGTTTCATTCAGATTTATTAAACCTATATACAAAGTTATCTTTTTAAGTAGTATGAATACTTCTACAAGCAAAGCTGAATGTGTCAAGACTCATCTTCTTCCTACttcctttgttttttcttttgtgcgTGTTCGTGCGAGTGTAGTGTGGCTTAGCTTCTAACACATATAGTAGGATGCATTATTTTAATACGGTGGGCGTACAGTCTGACCTCATCTACTATATAAATCCAGCAGGATGAGTGGGTGGTTTGC is a window encoding:
- the LOC8282079 gene encoding RNA-binding KH domain-containing protein PEPPER; this encodes MSVAAEQEGGEGQTQTEGKWPGWPGDNVYRLIVPVAKVGSIIGRKGELIKKMCVETRARIRILDGPPSISDRIVLISGKEEPEAALSPAMDAVLRVFKRVSGLSAGEADAMGSAVAGAAFSSVKLLVASSQAINLIGKQGSTIKSIQESTAATVRVLAEEEAPSYATSDERIVEIHGEASKVLKALEGVIGQLRKFLVDHTVVPIFEKTHNAIISQDRSADARADKTQPSIPSLTALHSAPAPQVGIGSEYSLSLKRDPSIYDRESHLDQKIPQSGLLLFGQDSSLGGLRPTGLGRAAAPIVTQMTQTMQVPLSYAEDIIGVGGSNIAYIRRTSGAILTIQESRTPDEITVEIKGTASQVQMAQQLIQEFISNQKESTPGIYGKMDTGYSSYTQVAESSYPSSSFASHIGGYGSSNLGGYGSPGLGGYSSYRF